The following proteins are co-located in the Siansivirga zeaxanthinifaciens CC-SAMT-1 genome:
- a CDS encoding glycosyl hydrolase — MRFLAVIFSFFLVIILSCNSSKDEVVSLVDTSPTFQELSKGFKTPDKQYRPETWFHLMGNNISKEGLTLDLEAIKAAGLQGIHLFNKAGQPYPNVEPIKILSPEWEDMIRHAADECKRLGLKFTMQNCPGWSMTGGPWVPVEEAQRELVETTYMLKGAQNFNEVLKIDSVYTTKDYDYKDVIILAFPTVEGDNLAPHNPLKIETNNALIPWEDMFNPASKIIVGDKTTKLDKPLDAYRKTGISKINTNNTWVKTTFQNPITLRSIVFPPLRHIIMDSQYPQVDVHIKVQAVLNNQLTHIATINFPDANWNDRQKQLTLAIPETTSKEFVFTFEGEHVIQPEFIRLSSKPRLHNYEAKAAKAFRRLEKDVAFEFPNNAIINSNQIMNLSDKLTPEGKLNWKVPEGNWTVVRFGHINMRLTNKPAVPEATGWESSKLDKKAIENHLRNGMIGNLIKDGGPIGDGKLHGLLIDSWESHIPTWTMNSEDMFTEFETRRGYSLKPYLPATMGYIIESPQTTTKFLRDLRQTMDDVYVDNFFSHFATVAHDMGAKVYTEGAGGEVLPIDPMRYYGVSDIPMTEFWYPSAPSAQNEYAKPIYNAASATHLYNKPMLAAEACTQIGVKWNEHPFSVKYLIDYNFTKGVNHLVFHTFSHTPQKEVYPGSSFGGHIGFPLVRNQTWWKYMSNWTDYLARNQYVLQQGEYVADVLWYYGDNFERPPFDLDYFPEGYRFDYLNAEILHEKLSIIDGKINVENAGNYRVILLRDSKEMLLSTAQKLKELVLAGAVIVGDKPEDSPSLMDDEMDLKALKSIADELWGTGKSGVKQVGKGKVYWGKSIEEVLNQESISPDVIVPKDLDINWIHRKTDHADIYFVASKIDRPIDVSLSFRLQDVYPQIWDAFTGEQGEAKIWSKSNKRTNVVLSLPASGSAIIVFFKGDKQPVASKVSFNNDIIFNAETGWFRSHDKEDLPKLSWLGNNLMASKTGSYDFYFNDNKTTKNISVEESSLQSQWTLKFDAGWDTPESIEIPYLKSLTLLEDESVKHYSGTITYSKTFKIKQLGKQTMLDLGEVCNIAELWINDKKVGVKWAAPFIFDITDYVNKGDNTIKIKVTNTWRNQLIFDNSRPKENKKTWTTNPPKKDETELEVSGLVGPVILKTMP, encoded by the coding sequence ATGAGATTTTTAGCGGTAATTTTTAGTTTTTTTTTAGTAATAATTTTAAGTTGTAATTCCAGTAAAGATGAAGTCGTATCGTTAGTTGATACCTCTCCAACATTTCAAGAATTATCCAAAGGCTTTAAAACTCCAGATAAGCAATACCGCCCAGAAACTTGGTTTCACCTAATGGGTAATAATATAAGTAAAGAAGGATTAACCCTAGATTTAGAAGCCATAAAAGCCGCGGGTTTGCAAGGTATCCATTTATTTAACAAGGCAGGACAACCATATCCAAATGTTGAGCCCATAAAAATTTTATCACCAGAATGGGAAGACATGATTAGGCATGCTGCCGATGAATGTAAACGCTTAGGGCTAAAATTCACCATGCAAAATTGCCCAGGGTGGTCCATGACAGGTGGTCCATGGGTGCCTGTAGAAGAAGCACAACGCGAATTGGTTGAAACAACGTACATGTTAAAAGGCGCACAGAATTTTAATGAGGTGCTCAAAATAGATTCGGTATACACAACAAAAGATTATGATTATAAAGATGTTATAATACTTGCCTTTCCAACGGTTGAGGGTGATAATTTAGCGCCACATAATCCGTTAAAAATTGAAACCAATAACGCTTTGATTCCTTGGGAGGATATGTTCAATCCCGCGTCTAAAATAATTGTTGGCGATAAGACAACAAAATTAGACAAGCCACTCGATGCATATCGTAAAACAGGAATTTCAAAAATTAATACGAATAACACATGGGTTAAAACAACATTTCAAAATCCAATAACTTTGCGATCCATTGTTTTTCCGCCGTTGCGACATATCATTATGGACTCGCAGTATCCACAAGTGGATGTTCATATAAAGGTTCAAGCGGTTTTAAATAACCAATTAACCCACATTGCAACCATTAATTTTCCAGATGCCAATTGGAACGACAGGCAAAAACAACTCACCTTAGCAATTCCAGAAACTACATCGAAAGAATTTGTTTTCACGTTTGAAGGTGAGCATGTTATTCAACCAGAATTTATTCGATTATCTTCAAAACCAAGACTGCATAATTATGAAGCAAAAGCAGCAAAGGCCTTTAGACGTTTGGAAAAAGACGTTGCGTTCGAGTTTCCAAATAATGCCATAATCAATTCCAATCAAATTATGAACCTTTCTGATAAATTAACACCCGAAGGTAAATTAAATTGGAAAGTGCCCGAAGGCAATTGGACGGTGGTGCGTTTTGGACATATTAATATGCGATTAACTAATAAACCTGCTGTTCCGGAGGCTACAGGTTGGGAGTCCAGTAAATTAGATAAAAAAGCTATTGAAAATCATTTAAGAAATGGTATGATAGGTAATTTAATTAAGGATGGCGGACCCATTGGCGATGGTAAATTACATGGTCTTTTAATAGATAGCTGGGAAAGCCATATCCCTACTTGGACCATGAATTCGGAGGATATGTTTACAGAATTTGAAACGCGCAGAGGTTACAGTTTGAAGCCTTATTTACCAGCTACCATGGGGTATATTATTGAAAGTCCTCAAACAACAACCAAATTTTTAAGAGACCTTCGTCAAACCATGGATGATGTTTATGTCGATAATTTCTTTTCTCATTTTGCAACCGTTGCACACGATATGGGCGCTAAAGTTTATACCGAAGGCGCCGGTGGCGAAGTGTTGCCAATCGACCCCATGCGGTATTACGGTGTTAGTGATATTCCTATGACGGAGTTCTGGTACCCTTCTGCACCATCTGCTCAAAACGAATATGCCAAACCAATTTACAATGCAGCATCTGCTACGCATTTGTACAACAAACCTATGTTAGCCGCCGAGGCTTGCACTCAAATAGGGGTAAAGTGGAACGAACATCCGTTTTCTGTAAAATATTTAATTGATTATAATTTTACTAAAGGTGTTAATCATTTAGTGTTTCATACCTTTTCGCATACGCCACAAAAAGAAGTCTATCCAGGCTCTAGTTTTGGGGGCCACATTGGTTTTCCTTTAGTGAGAAATCAAACGTGGTGGAAATACATGTCTAATTGGACAGATTACCTTGCACGTAATCAATATGTTTTACAGCAAGGTGAATATGTAGCCGATGTACTTTGGTATTATGGCGATAATTTTGAACGTCCGCCATTTGATTTAGATTATTTTCCTGAAGGTTACCGTTTCGATTATTTAAATGCAGAAATTTTACATGAAAAATTAAGCATTATAGACGGTAAAATAAATGTTGAAAATGCAGGGAACTATCGTGTGATATTATTACGAGATTCTAAAGAGATGTTACTTTCAACAGCACAAAAATTAAAGGAACTGGTATTAGCTGGTGCTGTAATTGTAGGGGACAAACCTGAAGATTCACCTAGTTTAATGGATGATGAAATGGATTTAAAAGCCTTAAAATCTATTGCCGATGAGTTATGGGGAACAGGTAAAAGCGGGGTTAAACAAGTAGGCAAAGGAAAAGTATATTGGGGAAAAAGCATTGAAGAGGTTTTAAATCAAGAAAGCATTTCACCAGACGTAATAGTTCCTAAAGATTTAGATATTAATTGGATTCATCGTAAAACAGATCATGCCGATATTTATTTTGTTGCCTCTAAAATCGATAGACCTATTGATGTATCCCTGAGTTTTAGATTACAAGATGTATACCCTCAAATATGGGATGCTTTTACAGGAGAACAAGGGGAAGCAAAAATTTGGAGCAAATCAAATAAACGCACCAATGTTGTATTGTCGCTACCCGCTAGCGGTAGTGCTATCATCGTTTTTTTTAAAGGTGATAAACAACCCGTTGCTTCAAAAGTAAGTTTTAATAATGATATTATTTTTAATGCAGAAACAGGATGGTTTAGAAGTCATGACAAAGAAGATTTACCTAAATTATCATGGCTAGGTAATAACCTGATGGCTTCTAAAACAGGGAGCTATGACTTTTATTTTAATGACAATAAAACAACTAAAAATATTTCGGTTGAAGAAAGTTCGCTGCAATCCCAATGGACACTAAAATTCGACGCTGGTTGGGATACTCCAGAATCTATTGAAATACCATATTTAAAATCGTTAACGCTACTAGAAGATGAGTCTGTAAAACATTATTCTGGTACCATAACCTATTCTAAAACTTTTAAAATAAAACAATTAGGAAAACAAACCATGCTAGATTTGGGTGAGGTTTGTAATATTGCCGAACTTTGGATAAATGATAAAAAGGTAGGTGTTAAATGGGCAGCACCGTTTATTTTTGATATTACAGACTATGTTAATAAAGGTGATAACACCATTAAAATTAAAGTAACAAACACCTGGCGAAATCAACTTATTTTTGATAATTCTCGTCCTAAAGAAAATAAGAAAACTTGGACTACAAATCCTCCTAAAAAAGATGAAACCGAACTCGAAGTATCAGGTTTGGTAGGTCCAGTAATTTTAAAAACCATGCCTTAA
- a CDS encoding Ig-like domain-containing protein, which yields MKKNIINHGILVVCILMSQFVMAQSLTHPHIWIKDAEKQVILDKISQNTWASNLLNQYKSRVDSKRDSHKINPSTIISSIPSLPGNRTTHRDILTLGFDASLLYWLTDNEDYGQLAADILYNYTKKIAQISGNVDFHSGDYLIDSREAYTKPPMIYDFVHGFLVKSGTTVYDIDTGTRVPFNFTNSETAFKKLADNVFNRGGINSNHPVLEAPGALFNVLSIENDATRQTYFNNFMNGTSRQNGLTWMMNRCKDSGAWPEATGYSIGPQRIILELMEVVDRYSPSLNIFNNYKVILEDSFFFENYRFPNGSEVMRFGDAHRTRLNTEDLMERVFVISKRKGYTNLELKAEEMLKAFYSAKGGFNPTVSTQTLEWNNPLNLLWISNIALVNVTPISYSSSITIDYAGIAMQRNLNTNNRVESGLMGYTGGAHYVHSHLSGIDMEIYGLGAVMGTGGGDVGAGNNARDGDEFRNYHRIYAGHNTVIINGTSKGTGVGAWKADNQIKMDKTVTLAAEPVSLADPIASNFTFSAQVLDDGINNARQQRVFSVIRTSDNTGYYFDLFRSKSLGTNNFHDYVYHNVGDNVSMVDASNNPISLTPQVNRYPSVESVYAGKSIFFPGWHYFEQVNTSAPTTTSVKATIPMTKQGVRYMHMLMPGGESREYTACKGPATIEAQMGYDGIKTPIVTVRQPGEAWDRPFISVFEPSRNASGTVQSVENLYTGAKIVGAKVTSLVNGVIMTDYIISNENNGETYTSTNPNISFTGRFAIIRITPTTISQYIGQGQQLTYLGQTLYGDTDGKAYLEYANGPQPFAVTLLSPFNNQEFLLNQEVQLYANATTDTGNITKVEFYINGTLYQEATTFPYLLNWTPTMVGNYTIKAKAYNSGGNSIESTEITIVVNDVDKTDLTGDTYRLRNVATGKFLGANSSAGQPVIMRDTAEDNDRHWEFVKVDVSGTEYYNIDSKLNGVLRGTGGTFGGGAYLIVSTGNQPTNSDVDKVWTVHYNQADDTYRFEVKDGGRFMYEDPNGNVYNYAVSDTDARSKWQVIPASVTLSDQENELQESLIKVYPNPTSGAFEITVPKHLNSIKLEVSNIHGQLISSKMYDVNGGKVSLDITDKPNGVYFIKVNAEKPSFLKVIKK from the coding sequence ATGAAAAAAAATATAATTAATCATGGCATTCTTGTAGTCTGTATATTGATGTCTCAATTTGTAATGGCGCAGTCCTTAACCCACCCACATATCTGGATTAAAGATGCTGAAAAGCAGGTTATTTTAGATAAAATATCCCAAAATACTTGGGCTTCAAATTTGTTAAATCAGTACAAAAGTAGAGTTGATTCTAAAAGAGATTCTCATAAAATTAACCCCTCAACAATAATTAGTTCCATACCATCATTACCAGGTAATAGAACTACACATAGAGATATCTTGACTTTAGGGTTTGATGCGAGTTTATTGTATTGGTTAACTGATAATGAAGATTATGGGCAACTTGCAGCTGATATTCTGTATAACTACACTAAAAAAATAGCCCAAATTTCTGGTAATGTTGATTTTCATTCGGGCGATTATTTAATTGATTCTAGAGAGGCGTATACAAAACCTCCTATGATTTATGACTTTGTTCATGGGTTTTTGGTGAAGTCTGGCACAACGGTTTATGATATCGATACAGGAACTAGAGTACCTTTTAATTTTACCAATTCTGAAACTGCATTTAAAAAATTAGCTGATAATGTATTTAATCGTGGTGGAATCAATTCCAATCATCCTGTTTTAGAAGCACCAGGAGCTCTTTTTAATGTACTTTCAATTGAAAATGATGCCACCAGACAAACCTATTTTAATAATTTTATGAACGGCACTTCCAGGCAAAATGGTTTAACTTGGATGATGAATAGATGTAAAGATTCTGGCGCTTGGCCAGAAGCTACAGGCTACAGTATCGGGCCTCAAAGGATTATCTTAGAGCTTATGGAAGTGGTTGATAGATACAGCCCTTCTCTTAATATTTTTAATAATTACAAGGTTATTTTAGAAGATTCCTTCTTCTTTGAAAACTATAGGTTTCCTAACGGTAGTGAGGTGATGCGTTTTGGTGATGCGCACAGAACAAGATTGAATACTGAGGATTTAATGGAGCGTGTTTTCGTCATATCTAAACGTAAGGGCTATACAAATTTGGAATTAAAAGCCGAAGAAATGCTTAAAGCATTTTATTCTGCTAAAGGAGGTTTTAACCCTACAGTTTCAACACAAACCTTAGAATGGAACAACCCGCTGAATTTATTGTGGATTTCTAATATAGCATTAGTAAATGTAACACCTATTAGTTATAGTTCATCTATTACAATTGACTATGCAGGTATTGCCATGCAAAGAAATTTAAATACCAATAATAGAGTTGAGTCTGGGTTAATGGGATATACTGGTGGCGCTCATTATGTACATTCCCATTTATCTGGTATTGACATGGAAATATATGGCCTAGGAGCTGTGATGGGTACTGGTGGTGGTGATGTAGGTGCTGGCAATAATGCGAGGGATGGTGATGAATTTAGGAATTATCATAGAATCTATGCAGGCCATAATACAGTTATTATCAATGGTACTTCTAAAGGAACAGGTGTAGGTGCTTGGAAGGCCGATAATCAGATAAAAATGGATAAAACGGTTACCCTTGCTGCAGAACCTGTATCGCTAGCAGATCCCATAGCATCAAACTTTACCTTTTCGGCACAAGTATTGGACGACGGAATCAATAATGCAAGGCAACAACGTGTTTTTAGTGTGATTAGAACCAGTGACAATACAGGATATTATTTCGATTTGTTTCGTTCAAAATCATTAGGGACCAATAACTTTCATGATTATGTATATCACAATGTAGGAGATAATGTGAGTATGGTAGATGCCAGTAATAATCCAATCTCTCTAACACCTCAAGTTAACAGATATCCTTCCGTAGAAAGTGTTTATGCAGGTAAATCCATTTTCTTCCCTGGATGGCATTATTTTGAACAGGTTAATACATCTGCACCCACAACTACTTCAGTAAAGGCTACCATCCCTATGACCAAACAAGGCGTGAGATATATGCATATGTTAATGCCGGGAGGTGAAAGTAGAGAGTATACTGCCTGTAAAGGACCAGCAACTATTGAAGCGCAGATGGGATATGATGGCATTAAAACTCCCATTGTTACGGTAAGACAACCAGGGGAAGCTTGGGACAGGCCGTTTATTTCTGTTTTTGAACCTTCTAGAAATGCTTCAGGTACGGTACAATCGGTAGAAAATTTATATACCGGTGCCAAAATTGTTGGAGCGAAAGTTACCTCATTGGTAAATGGCGTTATAATGACCGATTACATCATTTCAAACGAGAATAATGGAGAAACGTATACATCCACAAATCCTAATATTTCATTTACAGGTAGGTTTGCTATCATCAGAATTACGCCTACAACCATTTCACAATATATAGGTCAAGGGCAACAATTAACTTATCTAGGGCAAACACTTTATGGTGATACTGATGGAAAAGCTTATTTAGAGTATGCGAATGGTCCACAACCATTTGCTGTAACATTATTGTCTCCTTTTAACAATCAAGAATTTCTATTAAATCAAGAAGTGCAGTTGTATGCCAATGCAACCACTGATACTGGTAACATCACCAAAGTAGAATTTTACATTAATGGGACATTGTACCAAGAAGCTACAACATTTCCTTATCTTTTAAATTGGACACCAACTATGGTAGGTAACTATACCATTAAGGCTAAAGCGTATAATAGCGGTGGAAATAGTATAGAATCTACAGAGATTACAATTGTTGTTAATGATGTGGATAAAACAGATTTAACAGGAGATACCTATAGATTAAGAAATGTGGCAACGGGGAAATTTTTAGGTGCCAATAGTAGTGCTGGGCAACCCGTGATTATGAGAGATACTGCAGAAGACAATGATAGGCACTGGGAGTTTGTAAAAGTTGATGTAAGTGGCACAGAATATTACAATATAGATAGTAAGCTAAATGGTGTATTACGTGGGACAGGTGGCACTTTTGGAGGAGGAGCTTATCTTATTGTAAGTACAGGAAATCAACCTACAAATTCAGATGTAGATAAAGTCTGGACCGTGCATTATAATCAAGCAGATGATACCTACCGTTTTGAAGTGAAAGATGGAGGTAGATTTATGTATGAAGACCCTAATGGGAACGTTTATAATTATGCTGTTAGTGATACTGATGCAAGAAGCAAATGGCAGGTTATCCCTGCAAGTGTTACTCTAAGTGACCAAGAAAATGAACTTCAAGAATCATTAATAAAAGTATATCCAAACCCAACTAGTGGTGCATTTGAAATAACTGTTCCAAAACACTTAAATAGTATTAAACTTGAAGTATCTAATATCCATGGACAATTAATAAGTTCAAAAATGTATGACGTTAATGGAGGCAAAGTCAGTTTAGATATAACCGATAAACCTAACGGAGTTTATTTTATTAAAGTGAATGCAGAAAAACCTTCTTTTTTAAAGGTGATTAAAAAATAG
- a CDS encoding T9SS type A sorting domain-containing protein: MNDAANTNTDGEARSYWVLAESTITTLSNNKFDASSVFVSSPVKNEIAIKGLTSNVKQVSVYTILGSRVFTKQIDGQSTLTIDASLLSSGMYIVELSGESGKFTKKIIKQ; encoded by the coding sequence ATGAACGATGCAGCAAATACTAATACCGATGGTGAGGCTAGAAGTTATTGGGTTCTTGCAGAATCAACAATAACAACATTAAGCAACAATAAATTTGATGCAAGTTCGGTATTTGTTTCAAGCCCAGTAAAAAATGAAATTGCCATTAAAGGTCTTACTTCAAATGTTAAACAAGTTTCTGTGTATACCATATTAGGAAGTAGAGTGTTTACAAAACAAATAGATGGACAATCTACTCTAACTATCGATGCTAGTTTACTTTCAAGTGGTATGTATATTGTTGAGCTTTCAGGAGAGTCTGGTAAGTTCACCAAGAAAATAATCAAACAATAG
- a CDS encoding T9SS type A sorting domain-containing protein, with translation MKKLLVLLLGFPLAVCAQIWHADANVGGPLTHFQSINFEDCETTSNNPQIFQENVNGVSGKVWRQTCPAKVKRNEFSRPREEHFSGQTIYYAWRVMISHDDSFNDRFAIFQFKTSEPDGGSQNHPITIAYENGKILFQYFKPCKNSNTGNIRNWKLGPGCSSDNRKFILKEILTAKDTWVDIVLGIKKGIEETGTNAGTVEVWINGTKQTLNNPNGAPSEIVECKTDDDPDYNDNIGIDERSVYAKFGIYGGGKCPFDITSRIHNLKAFNDGASAVQSLNSTIPASRTLSAGNAIVLDKQVAKKSIMVFPNPVSDSFTINLENIQRAKVTITDFLGKTVYKTTTVNPTLEIRKANTFKSGMYIITVKDEFDKIYTSKLVVK, from the coding sequence ATGAAAAAACTATTAGTCCTCTTATTAGGTTTCCCTTTAGCTGTATGTGCTCAAATTTGGCATGCAGACGCGAATGTAGGTGGGCCTTTAACACATTTCCAAAGCATTAATTTTGAAGATTGTGAAACAACTTCCAATAATCCCCAAATTTTTCAAGAGAATGTAAATGGCGTGAGTGGTAAAGTATGGAGACAGACATGTCCTGCAAAGGTAAAACGTAATGAGTTTTCAAGACCTAGAGAAGAACACTTTTCAGGTCAAACCATCTACTATGCTTGGAGAGTTATGATTAGTCATGATGATAGTTTCAACGATAGATTTGCTATTTTTCAATTTAAGACTTCTGAACCTGATGGTGGTAGCCAAAACCACCCAATTACGATAGCTTATGAAAATGGAAAAATCTTATTCCAATACTTCAAACCTTGTAAAAACAGCAATACAGGGAATATAAGAAATTGGAAGCTAGGTCCTGGTTGTTCCTCAGATAATAGAAAATTTATATTAAAGGAGATACTTACTGCAAAAGATACATGGGTAGATATTGTGTTAGGTATTAAAAAAGGAATCGAAGAAACAGGTACTAACGCAGGGACTGTTGAAGTATGGATTAATGGAACAAAACAAACTCTTAATAATCCTAACGGCGCTCCTAGTGAAATAGTAGAGTGTAAAACAGATGATGACCCAGATTATAATGATAACATAGGTATTGATGAAAGATCTGTGTATGCAAAATTTGGTATTTATGGAGGAGGTAAGTGTCCATTCGATATAACCTCACGTATTCATAATTTAAAAGCGTTTAATGACGGGGCAAGTGCAGTGCAGTCTCTAAATAGTACCATACCTGCATCACGCACGTTAAGTGCAGGCAACGCAATAGTTTTAGATAAGCAAGTAGCAAAAAAATCTATTATGGTATTTCCAAACCCCGTTAGCGATAGCTTTACGATTAACTTAGAAAATATACAAAGGGCTAAAGTAACCATCACAGACTTTTTGGGTAAAACGGTTTATAAAACCACTACAGTAAACCCGACGCTAGAGATTCGTAAGGCCAATACATTTAAATCGGGTATGTATATTATAACAGTAAAAGATGAGTTCGATAAAATTTATACCTCTAAGCTTGTAGTAAAATAG